The following nucleotide sequence is from Coffea eugenioides isolate CCC68of chromosome 10, Ceug_1.0, whole genome shotgun sequence.
TTGATGACATATTACTGTCCCTATCTTTCAATTATATagccaataagcaatcaaacgATGACACTAGTATTAAACAGAATACTTTAGATACATCCAAGAATAGGATCTCAAGTGTGAAAAGCATGTAACGTAAAGAAAGAATGAAAACTGCCCCTCCTGGACAGCTCGGTTGGTCACGGGAACCTTCTTAGGAACCGTTGTCCATTCTTCCCCACCAAAGATCGAGTCCCAGTGATTACCGGTTCGAGGGGAtggggaaaaaatgaaaactgaAATTCCGTGGCCATATCTGTGAATAACAACAAATGCATGTAACAGGCTTACTTAAAAGAAAGACCACAGGCAATCTATTGCATTTATGTGTAAATCTTTCTAGTTTATTACAATATCACACGATtataaaaattgaattaataAGTGTATCCACTCTTTTCCATTGTATTCTGCCACATTATTATAGTAGCATGTATTCATGCCATTacatacaaaaaattaaaactcaAGCGAGATAACTGTTCGATTGAGCATGTTGCAGATGCGAGATAACTGTTTCATTACGCATGCTGCAGATTGTTGCTTTCAGGGGAAAGGAGGACGATACAGAGGAATGACAACGAATTTCATCAGTCCTTTGTTGCAGTCATCACCGCTTCCCTCTCCGCTAGCAAAGTAGTTAGGTCTGACTTGAGTTAGCTGGTATGAAAAGCCATCTCCACCTCCTTGATTCGGGCCTGCCAACAGGGTTGCGCCGCTGAAGTCACATGTCAAGAAGCTGTACAGGTTTGGCAGCAGGTACACGCTATGAGGCTGCACGGTGTCGCTAGGAGGAGGATACTTGAACACTGGTACACCAGCACGACAATAAACGTTAGACCATATTAAATTAACATTAATTTTGATAAGTTAGGGCTTGTTCTCGTCTATTTTAATTTAGTAAAAGCCAATTATGAAAAATGATTATCAAAATAATGAGAATCGGTTAAAACTACCCTTTAAGAAATTCtttaaaaaatgattatttaaaattaaaatctatAATCAGGTAAAATAattaatcaagaacaagccctAAAGAAGGTTCCAAGCATATTAATGTGCACCAGTTTGCTAATatatttggaatttttttttttttttttgtcaaaataaagGACCTGGCCCCACTTCAGGCCCCAACCCTTATTCGGGTTGTTGGGTTACCCCATTTTCGTTACTGGGACTCGAACCGGTGACCTACGGGATACTACCGCATGTGGTCACTGGTTGAGCTACCCAGGAAGGGCGCTAATATATTTGGAATGTTCGTTCCAAATTATCGAATTAGGTTGCATAGCCTAGAATGAGGAAAAAAGTGCTTAGCAAAATTGAATTGAATCATATATTGTGACTCAACTGAGAAGTTAGTGCTCTAGCCTTAATTCGGACGTATAAAAGTTTTGAATACTAATACAAGGCTAACCTAGTGTGTCCTTGAGAAAAAAGGCACCGTGATTCAATGCCCAATCAGTATATTTGTAGCCATAGCGCCATCCCTCGGACTCCCCAACAACAACTGTTTCAGCTTTGCTAATTGCCAATGGGGCTATTAAGGTTAGGAGGAGAACAAGTAATCCTTTACCAAAACTGATGGCcatctctattttttcttttttctttctcctgtATTCGAATTAAATGAATGACGCTAGAAATGACAAGATGTATATGGTTGGATGATCTGAATTTGGGTTGTTTTAGTTGGGTTTATATGGATGTTCCTCGCAACCTAATCCAACTCTTGTTGACTgtctcaaaaataaaaaaatttctaaatgcTGACTGAGTAGAATATGTCCAAGATCATTTTTCCAGTTTTCATAGCTAATGTTGAAAATTGTACAACAAAATTCTGGATTTTCATGCCTTTGACCACAGTATAGTTTCCCTTGCTTCATctaaatcaatctcattaatGCCCTCAGGAGGCTTCAAGGTTGCATACGTTACAAGGCCTGTAAAGGCCTAAAGGGTGAGAATAAATGTAATATTGTTGGTGGACGAGATAAAAGCAAGAGCCAGGGTGATTTTCTTCAAAGATGAGGAATATAGCTATGATTATGACGAGCCCACGGAAGTCAGTAAAAACAACTGAATTTGGGTTGGTACTACCGGAATTTCAAGGAGCTCTGAAACGGTCAATCAAAGGCAGTTTCTTTCTCCTCATTGGCCAGACAATCAAGAAAGAAAGTTTATTTGTAGAAATTTAGAGTTTAGACCAAGACAATTTTTGTGTGACAGAATACTTTATtaattctaataaaatcaaaatgGTTTTCTAGATACTTTTGTAACCGATTtaattttcttccaatttttttCTATCTTCAAAAGGAAATGTGAAAACCAAGCCCTAAATTAATTTCTTGGTGCGAAAATAAGACCTTTGATCATATGTACATTCCCTTGCACAAATGCAGCAAAATAATGGCCAACCTTATAAGTTATAATTAATTTGCATCTTCAATCCAAAACGGAGATTATACATCATTTCTAGGATGGCAATGGGCGGGGGTGCCCGCGGGCAACGCcccgcggggggctctcggggGGGGGATGGGGGGCggggtggggcgggggcgggggggaattttttccccccgcttagaaacggggcggggggcgggggagtatacccccgccccatcccccgccccgccccccgcaaaacaaaaaaaagtatatatataattatatataacatgtaagttaattagttataaacttatgataatgatattattagttagatgtattatataatgtatattagtttatgtaatataattgatattatcaattatatgaataattctacatgtctactaatagaatttattaattagttatactaaatttactaatatatttatactaaatttctaattacacttaatagaataacacttttttctcaaaaaaaaccacaaacacaataatgaattagtgattgcatttgtactaaaagtgaaaacttgactattttagttatatttatttcatcatattggattgtattcaaataacttctgtttgattgtttttatgagtttcaattgcaaaattacaatgaataataatttggtgatgtgttgatattttagtacttgattatttattaaaatttaattataataaaattatataataaaattttattaaccccgcgggggcacccgcgggggaagcggggcgggggcggggcggggcgggggagcAAGAGgcgggggcggggcgggggacgggggaactaataggcaacgggCGGGGGGATGGGGAGGGGTCCCCGCCCCCCCCCCCGTTGCCATCCTAATCATTTCATGTTCAACAGTCAGGAAGcagagcaaaaacaagaaaaaaaaaaaaaaaagaaagagggggaggGGGGCGGGACATCAAACCGTTAAAGGCATAATAAAATGCTTATAAAAGTTGAGCAAGTTTAATTACTAttataaaaagtaaaaaaaaaaaaaagtatgagctttcatttcaagtttcttttttcttttaaataaaattaacaaaaattggTTGAAAAGGACAATAAGAAGATTTTTGAAGACAAATTGGTCTTATAAAAATCACCCGTATGTAGGGATGTAAGGAACAAGACAAGACAGTATGATTAAATCTCCATATCATGTGAAAATATTCCTAAAATTTTCATCCTTATTACAAGTAGCAAAGCTACATTGTCATGAGGGTGGGCCATTGCTCCCCTAAACCTTTGAAAATTAAAACTTGTGCTTGGAATTTTCCAGAAATTGTAAATTTTGTGAATAGAGGGGAGTATAAATGATGTTAAGTCAAATATTTCATATAAGAAAAAACAGCAACAAACCCAAGAGTGAATTTTTATAGAGACATACATGTTTCTCTTTCAGTTGATGAAATTTTCATAAGAGATTGACAAAACGAATTAGTGGAAAAGAAtagcaatatatttttgatattttaactaagagttaatcttatatacacttaCATTTATATACTATCACGATTAGACATTTGataattatacaaaatttgaatttcaatt
It contains:
- the LOC113750788 gene encoding uncharacterized protein LOC113750788; translated protein: MAISFGKGLLVLLLTLIAPLAISKAETVVVGESEGWRYGYKYTDWALNHGAFFLKDTLVFKYPPPSDTVQPHSVYLLPNLYSFLTCDFSGATLLAGPNQGGGDGFSYQLTQVRPNYFASGEGSGDDCNKGLMKFVVIPLYRPPFP